cgccaagGGTCCTAGACTGGACGGaaaaactttgcacatcaaagcctcgtTTCGAGAATGGGTGGCCATtctttggttaaactggctcacatgctccacagggtTCGTTCGGTCATTATAAATGGTGAACGGAGGTTGGTGGAAACCTCGGGATAGTCTAGCCCCTTCTATCTTGTGCGTGAAGGGTGACTTAGAGATCTGATCTAAAGCTTTATTCATGGCATCATTACCCAAGCCCTTACCAGATGGGCTCTTATGTCTCCGTCCATGACGCTGCTCTGTCTCATAAGAGAAGGTTTTGCTTGAGGGAGTTCTTGATCTCTGCCTGTAACTGACATCCTCCTCCTCATTAGAGGATACGTCGGAACGGGTAAGGGACCGCCTTTGCTGTGCATGGCGCAATTTCCTTTTCAAGTCATcgatctctcgctgcatggcccgACGATTGTTTTGTCTTTGGGATATACGACTACCTATTTAGGAATGGCTTTGGTTCGTCTGGGTAGTATGTACACTCCTCTCTCGATTCCTTTCATTGCCCTGATTTTGCTCAGGGTCAGGAGGATTACTTTACCGTTGAGGTCCAATGGGTTCTGTCCGCTGGGGATCGGTTTGTCGTGGGTTTTCTTGGTGTGGACCCGACCCTATCATGTTTAACCGTTACACTCACTAACACCTAAGTTATTCCCCACaaacggcaccaattgtaaggacaaagtttggagCCCAAGCCTGAACCGCATGGGACCCTggtccaaaaagcccaatacaatgaattttgtagagtatgggtcaaaGAATTAGGATTAGATGAGTAGAGCAATGGCTTGCATGGAGGTGAGGAACAAACAGACAAGAATAAAGCTATTATAGTCAAAAGGCCTCTGTCCAAGGAGACTTGGGATTTTATTTATGATTACAGATCACTACCTTAGAGTTCTTTTGGATGCTACCGTAttatcatctttcttttccttccctACTTCATGGGGGCTTCTTTGCATTATATAGGCTCTTTCTGATCATctgggccttacacttgttgatcatctggacctcCACTTGAGCACCCATCCCATCAAACACCCCTTTCAGTCTTTTGTGAGTTGCAGCagccaaggcaacactgttcaaggatcttctccacattaatgcggccagaaaagcagctgtaatgcatttaatgtggtggttgCAGCCtttctttagatattttgagcTTTCTTCCCTTTCACATGTTCAAGGGACGTACTTCAACCACTTGACTATACACTTGGTCTGGGTTTACCGTGTCCGAGGAgaagttcctcctcggaccttcttccctttgtctccCAATGATGAGGCTTGTAAAGTTGATCACCTAAGTCATGTTTCTCTCCTCGGACTTGTTAGTGTCCTCGGACAAGACTCAAGTCccaatacattatttttgggccaTAGCCCCCACAAAAGTGGTGTTAAATTTTTCtattatgatttattaacaattactcTAAGAGTATTCGTTAATATGAGCTtacttttaattaataatatgttTCTCTTGTTAACTTTCTTGTCAACTTTACACTTTACTCATGcattatatgattttatttctgattttttattaaatttttaacatattatattatacaacaataatattaaaaatatatattataatttttgcaATAATTCCAAAACAATATGCCAAAATAAgttaataccaaaatatttggtttaaataaaaaaatcgaaTCAGGTCCAAAATagtatattgtaaaaatgtactcccccctagatcgagggttttacatggagtcggcacttatttaatttaaaaaggaaaaacaagaaaacctttaatgaaaaatacttttgttgtattaatgtatatgacaatttacatcgaattttgtaacaaaaatttacaatgctttttgtcctaggtacaatctaagaaaagtaaattacattgctttatttcctagttacattctgttgaggtctaaaaaaaaaggtcataatgaaataagcccaaaacaaaagaacaagtcaagcccaaaaggaaaaatctcaggctaagcccaaaagtaataggcacggatgacccatgggggacaaaaggaaggcccagaggatcctgaagcccagaaaaggaagaagcatcccaaaaagagaccacggcaaaatataaagaagcgaggatcctcaaatcccttcaagcacgaataaaaaggaagactgggacagatcggtagaaagaagacaggaaaagaaaaaaacaagaaacgcaagcgacctctcatggcacagacagcaaaagagcctcggggaaccaggacagggaagaagaatggcaacgaatgactttcaaaaatggcagaacaggattccgcccaaataggaaagaaa
The Quercus lobata isolate SW786 chromosome 10, ValleyOak3.0 Primary Assembly, whole genome shotgun sequence DNA segment above includes these coding regions:
- the LOC115965264 gene encoding uncharacterized protein LOC115965264; its protein translation is MQREIDDLKRKLRHAQQRRSLTRSDVSSNEEEDVSYRQRSRTPSSKTFSYETEQRHGRRHKSPSGKGLGNDAMNKALDQISKSPFTHKIEGARLSRGFHQPPFTIYNDRTNPVEHVSQFNQRMATHSRNEALMCKVFPSSLGPLAMRWFNSLKTNSIDSYKQLTKAFGSCFITNSRVPRPLSSLLSLSMHEGETLKAYSNRYWEMYNEMDGNYDDIAISTFKSGLPTKHCLRKSLTGKPITSVHQLMDRIEKCKRVEED